In Haloarchaeobius litoreus, the following are encoded in one genomic region:
- a CDS encoding transcriptional regulator: MDDVKFAVLGTGGIGRRTLEVSQQKDGLTPVAACDRNGLAIDHDGLDVAELLAATEGNVASERAEDDHGDDTRTVDNTSAVDDSDTRPDGGTAVKQHGEGAGVVASEQARPTETPIQDVIDESAALDAVLLALPNLTHDFIPRTAERFAEAGYEGVLVDVLKRSRVIGMLYERAELFEESGITFVCGAGATPGFLTGAAALAAQSFVEVEDVEIWWGVGLKSGYEDNRGTVREDIAHLEEYDIESARELSDGEIEAIVDEHDGVIEFDDMEHADDVLLERAGICDAADVTVGGILDVRHDEKPTTTTVRVTGRTFDGERGTNTFELDDATSMAANVNGPALGYLQSAVRMNRVGDYGVFGPADLMPGF, encoded by the coding sequence ATGGACGACGTGAAATTCGCGGTACTCGGAACGGGCGGTATCGGCCGACGAACGCTCGAAGTGAGCCAGCAGAAGGACGGACTCACGCCGGTCGCGGCCTGCGACAGGAACGGCCTCGCCATCGACCACGACGGGCTCGACGTCGCGGAACTGCTCGCCGCGACGGAGGGGAACGTCGCCAGCGAACGCGCCGAGGACGACCACGGCGACGACACCCGAACCGTCGACAACACCAGCGCCGTCGACGACAGCGACACACGACCCGACGGCGGCACGGCGGTCAAACAGCACGGGGAGGGCGCGGGCGTCGTCGCCAGCGAACAGGCCCGCCCCACGGAGACGCCCATCCAGGACGTCATCGACGAATCCGCGGCCCTCGACGCGGTGCTGCTCGCGCTCCCGAACCTCACGCACGACTTCATCCCGCGCACCGCCGAGCGGTTCGCCGAAGCGGGCTACGAGGGCGTCCTCGTGGACGTGCTCAAGCGCTCGCGGGTCATCGGCATGCTCTACGAACGCGCCGAGCTGTTCGAGGAGTCCGGCATCACCTTCGTCTGCGGCGCGGGCGCGACGCCCGGCTTCCTCACCGGCGCGGCCGCGCTCGCCGCCCAGTCGTTCGTCGAGGTCGAGGACGTGGAGATCTGGTGGGGGGTCGGCCTCAAGTCGGGCTACGAGGACAACCGCGGCACCGTCCGCGAGGACATCGCCCACCTCGAAGAGTACGACATCGAGAGCGCCCGCGAGCTGAGCGACGGAGAAATCGAGGCTATCGTCGACGAGCACGACGGCGTCATCGAGTTCGACGATATGGAGCACGCCGACGATGTGCTGCTCGAACGCGCCGGTATCTGCGACGCCGCGGACGTCACCGTCGGCGGCATCCTCGACGTGCGCCACGACGAGAAGCCGACGACGACGACGGTACGCGTGACCGGCCGCACGTTCGACGGCGAGCGCGGGACGAACACCTTCGAACTCGACGACGCGACGAGCATGGCCGCGAACGTCAACGGCCCCGCCCTCGGCTACCTGCAGAGCGCGGTGCGGATGAACCGCGTCGGCGACTACGGCGTGTTCGGCCCGGCGGACCTGATGCCCGGATTCTGA
- a CDS encoding amino acid ABC transporter permease, which yields MSYAEDLRRIRRTEGRSAGSWVLVVAGVLFWGYLLMRWLINWNWVPFGTPGEPLVSPEALGLTGGTATAFQSLPQLAEGAYITVLITVLSILLGLVIAVPLSVARVYGTWSKYVSLTFTELIRGTPLIAQLYLLYYGLNLSQFFRGLTEFGPFTLRTALWVALIGFTINSAAYQAEYIRSAIESVDPQQLVAARSVGLTQRDGIRYVVLPQTLRFAIPGWTNELVYLIKYSSLATFITVAELFRRADAVASDTFDYTAMFTVVALVYIGIVITATKLMGYIEDRVALPGLGQARGRS from the coding sequence GTGAGTTACGCCGAGGACCTCAGGCGGATACGTCGGACCGAGGGCCGGTCCGCCGGGTCGTGGGTCCTCGTCGTGGCCGGTGTCCTGTTCTGGGGCTACCTGCTCATGCGCTGGCTCATCAACTGGAACTGGGTTCCGTTCGGGACGCCCGGCGAGCCGCTGGTCTCGCCCGAGGCGCTCGGGCTGACCGGCGGCACCGCCACCGCGTTCCAGTCGCTGCCACAGCTCGCCGAAGGGGCGTACATCACCGTGCTCATCACGGTGCTCTCCATCCTGCTCGGGCTCGTGATCGCGGTCCCGCTGTCGGTGGCCCGCGTGTACGGCACCTGGAGCAAGTACGTCTCGCTGACGTTCACCGAGCTCATCCGGGGGACGCCGCTCATCGCCCAGCTCTACCTGCTGTACTACGGGCTGAACCTCTCGCAGTTCTTCCGCGGCCTCACCGAGTTCGGCCCGTTCACGCTCCGGACCGCGCTGTGGGTCGCCCTCATCGGCTTCACCATCAACAGCGCGGCGTACCAGGCGGAGTACATCCGGTCGGCCATCGAGAGCGTTGACCCACAGCAGCTCGTCGCGGCCCGGTCGGTCGGGCTGACCCAGCGCGATGGCATCCGGTACGTCGTGCTCCCGCAGACGCTCCGGTTCGCCATCCCGGGCTGGACGAACGAGCTGGTCTACCTCATCAAGTACTCCTCGCTCGCGACGTTCATCACCGTCGCCGAGCTGTTCCGGCGGGCCGACGCGGTCGCGAGCGACACGTTCGACTACACCGCGATGTTCACCGTCGTCGCGCTGGTGTACATCGGTATCGTCATCACCGCGACGAAGCTGATGGGCTACATCGAGGACCGGGTCGCGCTGCCCGGCCTCGGGCAGGCACGCGGGCGGTCGTGA
- the bioD gene encoding dethiobiotin synthase: MSLAVVGTDTGVGKTVVTAGVTGVLRAAGVDARAVKPYQTGFPPDDDAAFVQAACDDEAAATCLGRLEPPLAPRVAAEREGTALDYADLRSRTADALDAATVGVLEGIGGLRVPLTGDHDVLDLVADCGCEALLVARSGLGTLNHTALSVDALDAAGVPVQGVVLNEWAGETVAERTNPAELERMTGLPVETMPPAAIDEPTDAVSFVDAHLPDSFLPTP, encoded by the coding sequence GTGAGTCTCGCGGTCGTCGGGACCGACACCGGCGTCGGCAAGACCGTCGTCACGGCGGGCGTGACCGGCGTCCTTCGGGCCGCGGGCGTCGACGCCCGCGCGGTCAAGCCGTACCAGACCGGCTTCCCGCCGGACGACGACGCGGCGTTCGTGCAGGCCGCCTGCGATGACGAGGCGGCGGCGACTTGCCTCGGTCGGCTGGAGCCGCCACTCGCGCCACGCGTCGCGGCCGAGCGCGAAGGCACCGCGCTCGACTACGCCGACCTCCGGAGCAGGACGGCTGACGCGCTCGACGCCGCCACGGTCGGCGTTTTGGAGGGTATCGGCGGCCTGCGCGTGCCGCTGACCGGCGACCACGACGTGCTCGACCTCGTCGCCGACTGCGGCTGCGAGGCGCTGCTCGTCGCGCGCTCCGGACTCGGCACGCTGAACCACACGGCGCTCTCGGTCGACGCGCTCGACGCCGCCGGCGTCCCGGTCCAGGGGGTCGTCCTCAACGAGTGGGCCGGCGAGACGGTCGCCGAGCGGACGAACCCGGCCGAACTCGAACGCATGACCGGGCTGCCCGTCGAGACGATGCCGCCGGCGGCCATCGACGAGCCGACCGACGCGGTCTCCTTCGTGGACGCACACTTGCCCGACTCGTTCCTGCCGACGCCGTAG
- a CDS encoding aminotransferase class I/II-fold pyridoxal phosphate-dependent enzyme, which produces MTERGFDLADRVAARHDTDLYRDIAPVDRVAERSYFAPDPGRDLPVLDGEEHLVFAANNYLGLTQHDRVQEAAAQAADVVGTGAGASRLVTGDTLVHRDLELRLAEVKGTDRALAFSSGYAANVGTIAALDPDVVFSDEFNHASIVDGCRLSGADVVVYDHRDAGDLRRRMAARAESSEHTASGGPPSSTDGGEDESWLVVTDSVFSMDGTVAPLEALCDAVESFGAWLMVDEAHATGLHVDGGGIVQREGLEERVHVQMGTLSKALASQGGYVAGSESLIEHLVNEARSFVFSTGLAPPAAAAASEALHLARHGECRDRLWSNVGQLRNGLESVGYEVWGDTQVLPIVVGDRLDALALERAVRERGIVAPAIRPPTVPEGTSRIRIAPMATHSRSDVEHCIEAFRAAGEEVGLL; this is translated from the coding sequence ATGACAGAGCGCGGGTTCGACCTCGCCGACCGCGTCGCCGCCCGACACGACACTGACCTCTACCGCGATATCGCACCGGTCGACCGGGTTGCAGAGCGCAGCTACTTCGCGCCCGACCCGGGTCGCGACCTCCCCGTCCTCGACGGCGAGGAACACCTCGTCTTCGCCGCGAACAACTATCTCGGCCTGACCCAGCACGACCGGGTGCAGGAGGCGGCCGCGCAGGCCGCCGACGTGGTCGGGACGGGTGCGGGCGCGAGCCGGCTCGTCACCGGGGACACGCTGGTCCACCGCGACCTCGAACTCCGGCTCGCGGAGGTCAAGGGTACCGACCGCGCGCTCGCGTTCTCGTCGGGCTACGCGGCGAACGTGGGCACCATCGCCGCGCTCGACCCCGACGTCGTGTTCTCCGACGAGTTCAACCACGCGAGCATCGTCGACGGCTGCCGGCTCTCCGGTGCGGACGTGGTCGTCTACGACCACCGGGACGCCGGGGACCTCCGTCGGCGCATGGCCGCTCGTGCCGAGTCGAGTGAACACACGGCGTCGGGTGGCCCGCCGTCATCGACCGACGGGGGCGAGGACGAGTCGTGGCTCGTCGTCACCGACTCGGTGTTCTCGATGGACGGCACCGTCGCGCCGCTCGAAGCACTCTGCGACGCCGTCGAGTCGTTCGGCGCGTGGCTGATGGTCGACGAGGCCCACGCGACCGGCCTGCACGTCGACGGCGGCGGCATCGTCCAGCGCGAGGGGCTCGAGGAGCGCGTCCACGTCCAGATGGGCACGCTCTCGAAGGCGCTGGCCAGCCAGGGCGGCTACGTCGCCGGGAGCGAGTCCCTGATAGAACACCTCGTCAACGAGGCGCGGTCGTTCGTCTTCTCGACCGGGCTGGCCCCGCCGGCCGCCGCCGCCGCCAGCGAGGCGCTCCACCTCGCCCGCCACGGGGAGTGCCGCGACCGCCTCTGGTCGAACGTCGGCCAGCTGCGCAACGGGCTCGAATCGGTGGGCTACGAGGTCTGGGGCGATACACAGGTCCTTCCCATCGTCGTCGGCGACCGGCTGGACGCGCTCGCACTCGAACGGGCGGTCAGGGAGCGCGGCATCGTCGCGCCCGCCATCCGGCCCCCGACCGTGCCCGAGGGAACGAGCCGAATCCGGATCGCGCCGATGGCGACGCACTCCCGGAGCGACGTCGAGCACTGCATCGAGGCGTTCCGGGCGGCCGGCGAGGAGGTCGGGCTGCTGTGA
- a CDS encoding flavodoxin domain-containing protein has protein sequence MAHFLVIYGTGEGQTAKVADAMRTDLRERGHEVTAYDVRAAPEDLDVSAFDAVLVGGSIHVGKHQDGVVEFASDHRDELAARPSAFFQVCLSSASDDAERKAAATGYIDAFVEATGWHPDRVASFAGALRFSEYGFLKRLMMKKIAAEATGDTDTSRDYEYTDWEAVDRFAVAFARIVEDAHPKVDGLAEVEG, from the coding sequence ATGGCTCACTTCCTCGTCATCTACGGCACCGGTGAGGGACAGACCGCGAAGGTCGCGGACGCGATGCGGACGGACCTGCGCGAACGCGGCCACGAGGTGACGGCGTACGACGTCAGGGCCGCCCCAGAGGACCTCGACGTGTCGGCGTTCGACGCAGTCCTCGTCGGCGGGTCCATCCACGTCGGGAAACACCAGGACGGCGTGGTCGAGTTCGCCAGCGACCACCGCGACGAGCTCGCGGCGCGCCCCTCGGCGTTCTTCCAGGTGTGCCTCTCCAGCGCGAGCGACGACGCGGAGCGGAAGGCGGCGGCCACCGGTTACATCGACGCGTTCGTCGAGGCGACGGGCTGGCATCCGGACCGCGTCGCGAGCTTCGCCGGCGCGCTCCGCTTCTCGGAGTACGGCTTCCTGAAGCGGCTCATGATGAAGAAGATCGCCGCCGAGGCGACCGGTGACACCGACACCTCGCGGGACTACGAGTACACCGACTGGGAGGCCGTCGACCGGTTCGCGGTCGCGTTCGCCCGCATCGTCGAGGATGCCCACCCGAAAGTCGACGGGCTCGCCGAGGTCGAGGGGTGA
- a CDS encoding replication factor C large subunit, with amino-acid sequence MADWTEKYRPTTLSEVRGNDKARDALRKWAETWDDHREAAIVHGSPGVGKTSAAHALASDMGWPVMELNASDSRTADDIKRFAGRASQNQTLGGTGGRQLLVVDEADNFHGNSDYGGSREVTRIVKEANQPMVLIANEFYDMSNSLRNACREIEFRDVSRRSIVPVLRDICRQEGIEYEDDALDKIARETSGDLRSAVNDLQALAERNERLTVDDVVMGERDRTEGIFDFLDDVIKNKSAEEALYASYDVDETPDDLLNWVEDNVPKDYRGDELADAYGFLANADRWLGRVRATQDYSFWRYATDNVAAGVAASRRHDHGGWTRYGPPSYWSKLGRSKATRNRRDAIARKIAEKGGFSMGTARREVMPFLAEMTHHCKPRELTVRMTMVYDLDAAEVSFVTGSGEDTNKVQGIVEEAQERRDDAVVENAGGAFAQFESDEEGSTADDEPATEGEAAADDDGDDGQTTLGGAADDPGEPSPADTDSETDETDDGQSGLDDWL; translated from the coding sequence ATGGCAGACTGGACGGAGAAGTACCGCCCGACGACGCTCTCGGAGGTGCGCGGGAACGACAAGGCCCGCGACGCGCTCCGGAAGTGGGCGGAGACGTGGGACGACCACCGCGAGGCGGCCATCGTCCACGGCTCGCCCGGTGTCGGGAAGACCTCGGCGGCCCACGCGCTGGCCAGCGACATGGGCTGGCCGGTGATGGAGCTGAACGCGAGCGACTCCCGGACCGCGGACGACATCAAGCGCTTCGCCGGGCGCGCCTCGCAGAACCAGACGCTCGGCGGGACCGGCGGTCGGCAGCTGCTCGTCGTCGACGAGGCGGACAACTTCCACGGGAACAGCGACTACGGTGGCTCACGGGAGGTGACTCGTATCGTCAAGGAGGCGAACCAGCCGATGGTGCTCATCGCGAACGAGTTCTACGACATGAGCAACAGCCTCCGGAACGCCTGTCGCGAGATCGAGTTCCGCGACGTCTCCCGGCGCTCCATCGTGCCCGTCCTGCGCGACATCTGTCGACAGGAGGGCATCGAGTACGAGGACGACGCGCTCGACAAGATCGCCCGGGAGACCAGCGGCGACCTCCGCTCGGCCGTGAACGACCTGCAGGCGCTGGCCGAGCGGAACGAGCGGCTCACCGTCGACGACGTGGTGATGGGCGAGCGCGACCGCACGGAGGGCATCTTCGACTTCCTCGACGACGTCATCAAGAACAAGTCCGCCGAGGAGGCGCTGTACGCATCGTACGACGTGGACGAGACGCCGGACGACCTCCTCAACTGGGTCGAGGACAACGTCCCGAAGGACTACCGCGGCGACGAGCTGGCCGACGCGTACGGCTTCCTCGCGAACGCCGACCGCTGGCTCGGGCGCGTGCGGGCCACGCAGGACTACTCGTTCTGGCGCTACGCGACGGACAACGTCGCCGCGGGTGTCGCGGCCTCGCGCCGGCACGACCACGGCGGCTGGACCCGGTACGGGCCGCCGTCGTACTGGTCGAAGCTCGGGCGTTCGAAGGCGACGCGGAACAGACGGGACGCCATCGCCCGGAAGATCGCCGAGAAGGGCGGCTTCAGCATGGGGACTGCCCGTCGAGAGGTGATGCCGTTCCTCGCGGAGATGACCCACCACTGCAAGCCCCGGGAGCTCACCGTCAGGATGACGATGGTGTACGACCTCGACGCCGCGGAGGTGTCGTTCGTCACGGGCAGCGGTGAGGACACGAACAAGGTGCAGGGCATCGTCGAGGAGGCTCAGGAGCGCCGCGACGACGCCGTCGTCGAGAACGCGGGCGGCGCGTTCGCGCAGTTCGAGTCCGACGAGGAGGGGAGCACGGCGGACGACGAGCCGGCGACGGAGGGCGAGGCAGCCGCGGACGACGACGGCGACGACGGCCAGACGACACTCGGTGGGGCGGCGGACGACCCCGGCGAGCCGTCGCCGGCCGATACTGACAGCGAGACTGACGAAACAGATGACGGACAGTCGGGACTCGACGACTGGCTCTAG
- the bioB gene encoding biotin synthase BioB: MVYETENPTVDAAVERVLAGERLDRTDGLALIAQPVDDLAPAADYVRSQFGDGTVDACSIVNAKAGNCAEDCGFCAQSVHFDTGIETYGFLDPAEILDAAKRAERDGAQRFGIVVAEKGVSKEHRPEEWAEVVRAIRLVRDETDVEVDASLGILTREEAEILAAEGINHYNHNIETSPRFFPEIVETHEFEDRVKTLELAKDVGMDLCAGVILGMGETPTDRVEAAIALQEVGVSSLPVNILNPVAGTALGDELGDSADISTREIIRTIAVYRLLHPDARVRLTGGREVNLAVDEQHLPFEAGADGILTGDYLTTGGQTPGDDIEVIERAGLEPNTAANEFDPAEVKARDDDQPDEAVETAAGTATSNAELDD; the protein is encoded by the coding sequence GTGGTTTACGAGACGGAAAACCCGACGGTCGACGCCGCCGTCGAGCGCGTGCTCGCGGGCGAGCGCCTCGACCGCACGGACGGCCTGGCACTGATCGCACAGCCGGTGGACGACCTCGCGCCGGCGGCGGACTACGTCCGGTCGCAGTTCGGTGACGGCACCGTCGACGCCTGCTCCATCGTGAACGCGAAGGCGGGCAACTGCGCGGAGGACTGCGGGTTCTGCGCGCAGTCGGTCCACTTCGACACGGGCATCGAGACGTACGGCTTCCTCGACCCGGCGGAGATACTCGACGCCGCGAAGCGCGCGGAACGCGACGGTGCCCAGCGGTTCGGCATCGTCGTCGCCGAGAAGGGCGTCTCGAAGGAGCATCGTCCCGAGGAGTGGGCCGAGGTCGTCCGTGCCATCCGGCTCGTGCGCGACGAGACGGACGTGGAGGTCGACGCCAGCCTCGGCATCCTCACGCGCGAGGAGGCCGAGATACTCGCCGCGGAGGGCATCAACCACTACAACCACAACATCGAGACCTCGCCCAGGTTCTTCCCGGAGATCGTCGAGACGCACGAGTTCGAGGACCGGGTGAAGACGCTCGAACTCGCCAAGGACGTGGGGATGGACCTCTGTGCCGGCGTCATCCTCGGCATGGGCGAGACCCCGACGGACCGCGTGGAGGCGGCCATCGCGCTCCAGGAGGTCGGCGTCTCGTCGCTGCCGGTGAACATCCTCAACCCGGTCGCGGGCACCGCGCTGGGCGACGAACTCGGCGACTCCGCGGATATCTCGACCCGGGAGATCATCCGGACCATCGCCGTCTACCGGCTGCTCCACCCCGACGCCCGGGTTCGCCTGACCGGCGGCCGGGAGGTGAACCTCGCCGTCGACGAACAGCACCTCCCGTTCGAGGCCGGCGCGGACGGCATCCTCACCGGCGACTACCTCACCACCGGCGGGCAGACCCCGGGCGACGACATCGAGGTCATCGAGCGCGCCGGGCTGGAGCCCAACACCGCGGCGAACGAGTTCGACCCGGCCGAGGTGAAAGCCCGGGACGACGACCAGCCCGACGAGGCCGTCGAGACGGCGGCGGGCACAGCGACGAGCAACGCGGAACTGGACGACTGA